The following coding sequences are from one Microbacterium sp. SORGH_AS_0969 window:
- a CDS encoding DEAD/DEAH box helicase: MRPDPARPLAGWTFDGTLRAYQAAALRRVDVDAGEPLHLVAPPGSGKTLVGLLLAARRGKKTVVFAPTLAIRDQWVTAARALAHDDAAVSGDPTAPADLTALTYQSISVLDSVSPFAGLARGRWLEELEADDRSPDAATAWLDALAESNPVAYRRGIRARARAVRRTLSRQDATVLAAALHPNARDLIDRLVAEGVETIVLDECHHLLDHWALVVAALIARLRAAGREPLVIGLTATLPTPDDADEYDNYLSLLGEVDLEVPVPAVVREGDLAPYRELIHVVEPTAEERLFLSAHAEALEVALRTSFAVGSGRASLLGILQPAVGGAGADDIDGGLAAAFAADFAGAEAAAAMLFLVAPDDPVTAHLPEFARRPPTTDETLRLLGRFALDQVLPDPARTQEWQRLRALLADFGYALTDKGVRRTRDPIDSVLTSSLAKDQGACDIIAAERDVMGERLCALVVTDFARHGNVHGGLLGAAGAVRTFSVLVTDAATAALPAMLVTSSTVRLSRRHAPAVLPALVSELGVEVTAVPVDDDPSVLEVRGIAGAGIVSAAARLLDAGRLQVVVGTRGLFGEGWDCPRVNTLVDLTAAAGDAAMQQLRGRTLRLDPSWAEKTAHNWTVTALIPIDLAVEAQPDATRLRRKHARLWGIDVDDPRGWCAV; the protein is encoded by the coding sequence GTGCGACCCGATCCTGCACGCCCGCTCGCGGGGTGGACCTTCGACGGAACGCTTCGTGCCTACCAGGCGGCGGCGTTGCGGCGGGTCGATGTCGACGCGGGGGAGCCGCTGCACCTCGTCGCACCGCCCGGGTCCGGCAAGACCCTCGTGGGGCTGCTGCTGGCAGCCCGACGGGGCAAGAAGACGGTGGTCTTCGCGCCGACGCTCGCGATCAGAGACCAATGGGTCACGGCGGCGCGAGCGCTCGCGCACGACGACGCGGCGGTCTCGGGCGATCCGACCGCTCCGGCCGACCTCACCGCGCTGACCTACCAGTCGATCAGCGTGCTCGACTCCGTTTCGCCGTTCGCGGGTCTTGCGCGGGGCAGGTGGCTCGAGGAGCTCGAGGCTGACGACCGGTCGCCCGATGCCGCGACAGCCTGGCTCGACGCGCTGGCCGAGAGCAATCCCGTCGCGTACCGGCGAGGCATCCGCGCCCGTGCCCGAGCCGTCCGCCGGACGCTGTCGCGACAGGATGCCACCGTCCTCGCCGCTGCGCTCCACCCCAACGCGCGCGACCTCATCGATCGCCTCGTGGCAGAAGGCGTCGAGACGATCGTGCTCGACGAGTGCCACCATCTCCTCGACCATTGGGCGCTCGTCGTCGCAGCCCTGATCGCGCGGCTCCGGGCCGCGGGCCGCGAGCCGTTGGTCATCGGTCTGACCGCGACTCTGCCGACTCCCGACGACGCCGACGAGTACGACAATTACCTCTCCCTGCTCGGCGAGGTCGATCTCGAGGTGCCCGTGCCGGCGGTGGTTCGCGAGGGCGACCTCGCCCCGTATCGCGAGCTCATCCACGTCGTCGAGCCCACCGCGGAGGAGCGGCTGTTCCTGAGCGCCCACGCCGAGGCTCTCGAGGTCGCCCTGCGCACGAGCTTCGCCGTCGGTTCCGGACGCGCGAGTCTGCTCGGCATCCTGCAACCGGCGGTCGGCGGCGCGGGCGCCGATGACATCGATGGCGGGCTCGCTGCGGCGTTCGCCGCTGATTTCGCGGGTGCCGAGGCGGCCGCCGCGATGCTCTTCCTCGTCGCCCCGGACGACCCGGTGACGGCGCACCTGCCGGAGTTCGCGCGTCGCCCGCCGACCACCGATGAGACGCTGCGTCTCCTCGGCCGTTTCGCCCTCGACCAGGTGCTTCCCGACCCCGCTCGCACGCAGGAATGGCAGCGTCTGCGTGCGCTCCTCGCCGACTTCGGGTACGCCCTCACCGACAAGGGTGTGCGTCGCACGCGCGATCCCATCGACTCGGTTCTGACGTCGTCGCTCGCCAAGGACCAGGGGGCGTGCGACATCATCGCCGCCGAGCGTGACGTCATGGGCGAGCGTCTCTGCGCTCTCGTCGTGACGGACTTCGCGCGACACGGCAACGTGCACGGTGGCCTGCTCGGCGCCGCGGGAGCCGTCCGGACCTTCTCGGTGCTGGTGACCGACGCCGCCACCGCAGCGCTTCCGGCGATGCTCGTGACCTCGTCCACCGTGCGCCTCTCGCGCCGCCACGCGCCCGCTGTCCTGCCCGCTCTCGTCTCCGAGCTCGGCGTCGAGGTGACGGCGGTCCCCGTGGACGACGATCCGTCCGTGCTGGAGGTGCGTGGCATCGCCGGGGCGGGCATCGTCAGCGCCGCGGCCCGGCTCCTCGACGCGGGAAGGCTCCAGGTCGTCGTCGGAACGCGCGGGCTGTTCGGCGAGGGCTGGGACTGCCCCCGCGTGAACACCCTCGTCGACCTCACCGCCGCAGCCGGCGACGCCGCCATGCAGCAGCTGCGCGGCCGCACCCTGCGCCTCGACCCGTCGTGGGCCGAGAAGACCGCGCACAACTGGACGGTGACCGCGCTCATCCCGATCGATCTGGCCGTTGAGGCGCAACCGGATGCCACCCGTCTCCGCCGCAAGCACGCCCGACTCTGGGGGATCGACGTCGACGACCCTCGCGGGTGGTGCGCGGTCTGA
- a CDS encoding AarF/ABC1/UbiB kinase family protein, translated as MRARYRRITRFAARYLVQAWWYELFLPRFGLGWISARGRTRRLLRIAQRFHVLAVDLGGLMIKVGQFMSSRLDVLPPIITKELEGLQDEVPAVPFAEMRERIEEELGMPLTRAFAFVDERPLAAASLGQAHRATLTEAMAEESGLRDVVVKVQRPGIDRIVDVDLRALRKVGRWLSKVSIVSDRVDMPALVEEFAVTSLEEIDYLHEAANSERFAADFARDGGVAVPAVAWERTTRRVLTLEDVSAIKVNDVEALRAAGIDPSEVAARFASVMFDQLFEDAFFHADPHPGNVFVTPLSTPDAATSDWRFTFIDFGMMGEVPPGLRRGLRRVLIAAASRDGKGLVDGIRDIGVLLPSADTVQLERAMTQLFSRFGGMGFAELQEVDPREFRAFAVEFGDVVRTLPFQLPENFLLIVRAMSLTSGMCSALDPAFNIWDAVEPYAQRLIREESGNTAQALVREVGAVAAVTARLPRRLDTLISRFEEGAVSVQTPRIERRLRDLERMIRRVVSAVLFTGLLIGGILLQPEQGFWGTTLVVASVAPLSHALLAGFVARRNGG; from the coding sequence ATGCGTGCGCGCTACCGGCGCATCACGCGGTTCGCCGCGCGCTATCTCGTCCAGGCGTGGTGGTACGAGCTGTTCCTTCCGCGGTTCGGTCTCGGGTGGATCTCCGCCCGAGGCCGAACCCGGCGGCTCCTGCGCATCGCCCAGCGCTTCCACGTCCTCGCGGTCGATCTCGGCGGACTCATGATCAAGGTCGGGCAGTTCATGTCGTCGCGCCTCGACGTGCTTCCGCCGATCATCACGAAAGAACTCGAGGGCCTGCAGGACGAGGTGCCCGCCGTGCCTTTCGCCGAGATGCGCGAGCGCATCGAAGAAGAGCTCGGGATGCCGCTGACCCGCGCCTTCGCCTTCGTCGATGAGCGACCGCTCGCGGCGGCGTCGCTCGGGCAGGCGCACCGGGCGACGCTCACCGAGGCGATGGCGGAAGAGAGCGGACTCCGCGACGTCGTCGTCAAGGTCCAGCGCCCCGGAATCGACCGCATCGTCGACGTCGACCTCCGCGCCCTCCGCAAGGTCGGGCGGTGGCTCAGTAAGGTCTCGATCGTGTCGGATCGCGTCGACATGCCGGCCCTCGTCGAGGAGTTCGCCGTCACGAGCCTCGAAGAGATCGACTACCTCCACGAGGCGGCGAACTCCGAGCGTTTCGCCGCCGATTTCGCCCGTGACGGGGGCGTCGCCGTTCCCGCCGTGGCGTGGGAACGCACGACACGACGCGTGCTGACGCTCGAGGACGTGTCGGCGATCAAGGTCAACGACGTCGAGGCGCTCCGCGCCGCCGGGATCGATCCCTCCGAGGTGGCCGCACGGTTCGCCTCGGTGATGTTCGACCAGCTCTTCGAGGACGCGTTCTTCCACGCCGATCCGCATCCCGGCAACGTGTTCGTGACCCCGCTGTCGACTCCGGATGCCGCCACTTCGGACTGGCGCTTCACGTTCATCGACTTCGGCATGATGGGCGAGGTCCCGCCCGGACTCCGGCGTGGTCTTCGGCGCGTCCTGATCGCCGCGGCCTCCCGCGACGGCAAGGGCCTGGTCGACGGCATCCGTGACATCGGCGTCCTCCTTCCCTCCGCCGACACCGTGCAGCTCGAGCGGGCGATGACCCAGCTTTTCTCCCGCTTCGGCGGCATGGGCTTCGCCGAGCTGCAAGAGGTCGACCCGCGGGAGTTCCGCGCCTTCGCCGTCGAGTTCGGCGACGTGGTGCGCACGCTCCCGTTCCAGCTGCCCGAGAACTTCCTCTTGATCGTCCGTGCGATGTCGCTCACGAGCGGCATGTGCAGCGCTCTCGACCCTGCTTTCAACATCTGGGATGCCGTCGAGCCCTACGCGCAACGCCTCATCCGCGAAGAGAGCGGCAACACCGCCCAAGCGCTCGTGCGCGAGGTCGGAGCGGTCGCCGCCGTCACGGCGCGTCTCCCGCGCCGTCTCGACACGTTGATCTCGCGGTTCGAAGAGGGAGCCGTCTCGGTACAGACGCCGCGCATCGAGCGCCGATTGCGCGATCTCGAGCGGATGATCCGTCGCGTCGTCTCGGCGGTCCTGTTCACCGGGCTCCTGATCGGCGGAATCCTGCTCCAACCCGAGCAGGGTTTCTGGGGCACGACCCTCGTGGTCGCCTCGGTCGCGCCGCTGTCGCACGCTCTGCTCGCGGGGTTCGTCGCCCGCCGCAACGGCGGCTGA
- a CDS encoding PadR family transcriptional regulator: MSGSFLGDAFGGRGGSNAPGWPVSSIVEEGLEQLRAQFEQKTASAPRMNKGDVRSAVLSLLLEQPMHGYQIIREIEDRSGGSWKPSPGSVYPTLQLLTDEGLVQSEESNGRKTYSLTAEGREAAGEETTERTAPWESAGSREGGRMTALPKAGVELAQAAAQVARTGDKEQVAQAVEILDDARRKLYSILAQG, from the coding sequence ATGAGTGGTTCATTCCTGGGAGACGCGTTCGGCGGACGCGGCGGAAGCAACGCCCCCGGCTGGCCGGTGTCCAGCATCGTCGAGGAGGGCCTGGAGCAGCTGCGGGCGCAGTTCGAGCAGAAGACCGCGTCCGCACCCCGCATGAACAAGGGTGACGTGCGCTCGGCCGTGCTCTCGCTCCTGCTCGAGCAGCCGATGCACGGCTACCAGATCATCCGCGAGATCGAGGATCGCAGCGGCGGCTCGTGGAAGCCGAGCCCGGGTTCGGTGTACCCGACGCTCCAGCTGCTGACAGACGAAGGTCTCGTCCAGTCCGAGGAGTCGAACGGTCGCAAGACCTACTCGCTCACCGCCGAAGGCCGCGAGGCCGCCGGAGAAGAGACCACGGAACGCACCGCCCCGTGGGAGTCCGCGGGCTCGCGTGAGGGAGGTCGCATGACGGCGCTCCCCAAGGCCGGCGTCGAGCTCGCTCAGGCTGCCGCCCAGGTGGCACGCACGGGAGACAAGGAGCAGGTCGCGCAGGCCGTCGAGATCCTCGACGACGCCCGTCGCAAGCTCTACTCCATCCTCGCCCAGGGCTGA
- a CDS encoding phospholipase, with protein sequence MLRSDLKLVPVHRARRTLATAATCAGLALGMIATTGLAVAAPLSLPDASASAFSAPAATASPATMPVATLGSTPTLQAVSASADTAAADAQSALSGAASVQADIAAAGLPLSVGDTGIDTAALNDAVDRLSTSDLLPTVLLPALSQNAEVETQRVNDRIAVLRGSLNDAVAAKAAADAAAEAQRQAEAAAAAEARRKADEAAALARLNTPDGAKEYAAQLAAQQYGWGDDQFSCLSSLWTKESGWNYQAYNPSGATGIPQSLPGDKMATFGDDWQTNAATQIKWGLDYISRGYGTPCAAWSHSQATNWY encoded by the coding sequence TTGCTGCGTTCCGACCTCAAGCTCGTTCCCGTCCATCGCGCCCGTCGTACTCTCGCCACCGCGGCGACCTGTGCGGGCCTCGCCCTCGGCATGATCGCCACCACCGGTCTCGCCGTCGCGGCACCGCTCTCCCTGCCGGACGCCTCGGCGTCCGCGTTCAGCGCCCCCGCGGCGACGGCCTCACCCGCGACGATGCCGGTGGCGACGCTCGGCTCGACGCCGACGCTGCAGGCGGTCTCGGCATCCGCCGACACCGCCGCTGCCGACGCGCAGTCGGCGCTCTCCGGTGCCGCGTCCGTGCAGGCCGACATCGCGGCGGCGGGTCTGCCGCTGTCGGTCGGCGACACGGGCATCGACACCGCCGCGCTGAACGATGCGGTCGATCGTCTGTCGACCTCGGATCTGCTTCCCACGGTGCTCCTGCCGGCGCTCAGTCAGAACGCCGAGGTCGAGACGCAGCGCGTGAACGATCGCATCGCCGTTCTGCGTGGCAGCCTGAACGACGCTGTCGCGGCCAAGGCGGCGGCGGATGCCGCGGCTGAGGCGCAGCGCCAGGCGGAGGCCGCGGCTGCCGCCGAAGCCCGGCGGAAGGCGGATGAGGCCGCGGCCCTTGCGCGCCTCAACACGCCCGACGGTGCCAAGGAGTACGCCGCCCAGCTCGCCGCTCAGCAGTACGGGTGGGGCGACGACCAGTTCTCATGCCTCTCCTCCCTGTGGACCAAGGAGTCGGGCTGGAACTACCAGGCCTACAACCCCAGTGGCGCGACGGGTATCCCGCAGTCGCTCCCCGGTGACAAGATGGCGACCTTCGGCGACGACTGGCAGACCAACGCGGCGACCCAGATCAAGTGGGGTCTGGACTACATCTCCCGGGGGTACGGCACCCCGTGCGCCGCGTGGAGTCACTCGCAGGCGACCAACTGGTACTGA
- the pgi gene encoding glucose-6-phosphate isomerase: MCTGAGIASVDIVTAPIDPTTTAAWSRLSALRDSFQPDLRGWFAADADRVRDLTRTVGDLHVDLSKNLVTPEVLDALIDLAGETGVRERFAEMLRGAHLNTSEDRAVLHTALRRPAGAEPALVVDGQQVDHDVHEVLDRLSAFADRVRSGEWRGVTGKKVTTVVNIGIGGSDLGPVMVYEALLPYADAGVHARFVSNIDPTDIAQKTADLDPETTLFIVASKTFTTLETLTNARLARDWLWEKLAAAGAIDDTDAARTDAVAHHFVAVSTALDKVAAFGIDPANAFGFWDWVGGRYSVDSAIGLSLAITLGPDAFRDLLAGFHTVDEHVASTPVEQNVPVLMGLLNVWYTNFLGAQSHAVLPYAQQLHRFAAYLQQLTMESNGKSVRWDGTPVTTDTGEVFWGEPGTNGQHAFYQLIHQGTRLIPADFIAFVNPAYPLADDGRDVHGLFLANFLAQTKALAFGKTAEEVEAEGTTGALVAARTFPGNRPTTSIFAPSLTPAVLGQLIALYEHITFTQGTIWGINSFDQWGVELGKQLALQIAPAIEGDDDALAAQDASTAALLAYYRDHRA; encoded by the coding sequence ATGTGCACGGGCGCGGGGATCGCTAGCGTGGACATCGTGACTGCGCCTATCGACCCCACCACCACCGCCGCCTGGTCCCGCCTCTCCGCGTTGCGCGACTCGTTCCAGCCCGACCTCCGCGGCTGGTTCGCCGCGGACGCCGACCGGGTCCGGGACCTCACCCGCACGGTCGGCGACCTGCACGTCGACCTGTCGAAGAACCTCGTGACCCCCGAGGTGCTCGACGCCCTCATCGACCTCGCCGGTGAGACCGGCGTGCGTGAACGCTTCGCCGAGATGCTGCGCGGTGCACACCTGAACACCAGCGAGGATCGCGCGGTCCTGCACACGGCGCTGCGTCGCCCCGCCGGAGCGGAACCGGCACTGGTCGTCGACGGGCAGCAGGTCGACCACGACGTGCACGAGGTGCTCGATCGTCTCAGCGCCTTCGCCGACCGCGTGCGCTCGGGGGAGTGGCGCGGCGTGACCGGCAAGAAGGTCACGACCGTCGTCAACATCGGTATCGGCGGCAGCGACCTCGGACCCGTCATGGTCTACGAGGCGCTCCTTCCCTACGCCGACGCCGGTGTGCACGCCCGCTTCGTCTCCAACATCGATCCGACCGACATCGCTCAGAAGACCGCCGACCTCGACCCCGAGACGACGCTCTTCATCGTCGCCTCCAAGACCTTCACCACCCTCGAGACGCTGACGAACGCTCGGCTCGCTCGCGATTGGTTGTGGGAGAAGCTCGCCGCGGCGGGGGCGATCGACGACACCGACGCCGCACGCACCGACGCTGTGGCGCACCACTTCGTCGCCGTTTCGACCGCGCTCGACAAGGTGGCGGCCTTCGGGATCGATCCCGCGAACGCCTTCGGCTTCTGGGACTGGGTCGGCGGCCGCTACTCGGTCGACTCCGCGATCGGTCTGTCGCTGGCGATCACACTCGGCCCCGACGCCTTCCGGGATCTCCTCGCCGGTTTCCACACGGTCGACGAGCACGTGGCATCCACCCCGGTCGAGCAGAACGTGCCCGTCCTCATGGGACTGCTCAACGTCTGGTACACGAACTTCCTCGGCGCGCAGTCGCACGCCGTGCTGCCGTACGCGCAGCAACTGCACCGTTTCGCCGCGTACCTCCAGCAGCTCACGATGGAGTCGAACGGTAAGTCCGTGCGCTGGGACGGCACCCCGGTGACCACCGACACCGGCGAAGTGTTCTGGGGCGAGCCCGGCACCAACGGCCAGCACGCGTTCTACCAGCTGATCCACCAGGGCACGCGTCTCATCCCCGCCGACTTCATCGCCTTCGTCAACCCGGCCTACCCCCTGGCCGACGACGGCCGAGATGTGCACGGACTGTTCCTCGCGAACTTCCTCGCCCAGACCAAGGCGTTGGCGTTCGGGAAGACGGCTGAAGAGGTCGAGGCCGAGGGGACGACGGGTGCCCTCGTCGCCGCTCGGACCTTCCCGGGCAACCGGCCGACCACGTCGATCTTCGCGCCCTCGCTCACCCCTGCCGTTCTCGGCCAATTGATCGCCCTGTACGAGCACATCACCTTCACGCAGGGCACGATCTGGGGTATCAACTCGTTCGACCAGTGGGGCGTGGAGCTCGGCAAGCAGCTCGCCCTGCAGATCGCCCCGGCGATCGAGGGCGACGACGACGCTCTCGCTGCCCAGGATGCCTCGACGGCCGCGCTCCTCGCGTACTACCGCGACCACCGCGCCTGA
- a CDS encoding CoA pyrophosphatase, translated as MSSPRAQLENLVRRPHAGDFAALHALPVEGEARAAAVLILFGVLDGIPSLREAVHVPSDLDVLLLARASTLRAHPGQVAFPGGRVDPGDADAVAAALREAREETGLDPDGVDVLGTLPAVPLAFSRHEVTPVIGWWSRPTSVRAVDRAESAEVFRAPVADLLDPDRRGSTVIRREGRVWRGPAFALETAGGPQTVWGFTAMVLDGLFDLLGWTEPWDAAREIALPEQAPTAPPHPADL; from the coding sequence ATGTCCTCCCCCCGCGCGCAACTGGAGAACCTCGTCCGTCGCCCGCACGCCGGCGACTTCGCCGCCCTGCACGCTCTGCCCGTCGAGGGGGAGGCGCGAGCCGCCGCGGTGCTCATCCTGTTCGGTGTCCTCGACGGCATCCCGAGCCTCCGCGAGGCGGTTCACGTGCCGAGCGACCTGGACGTCCTCCTCCTCGCCCGCGCCAGCACCCTTCGAGCGCACCCGGGCCAGGTCGCGTTCCCGGGCGGCCGTGTTGACCCCGGAGACGCGGATGCCGTGGCCGCGGCGTTGCGCGAAGCCCGCGAGGAGACAGGGCTCGATCCCGACGGGGTCGATGTGCTGGGGACGCTCCCGGCCGTACCGCTCGCGTTCTCGCGGCACGAGGTGACCCCGGTGATCGGCTGGTGGTCGCGCCCGACATCGGTTCGCGCGGTCGACAGGGCAGAGTCGGCCGAGGTGTTCCGCGCCCCCGTGGCGGACCTTCTCGATCCGGACCGTCGCGGGTCGACGGTCATCCGACGCGAGGGACGGGTGTGGCGGGGACCGGCGTTCGCGCTCGAGACGGCCGGCGGTCCGCAGACAGTCTGGGGCTTCACCGCGATGGTGCTGGACGGACTGTTCGATCTGCTCGGCTGGACCGAACCGTGGGATGCCGCTCGCGAGATCGCGCTGCCCGAGCAGGCGCCGACGGCTCCTCCCCACCCCGCGGATCTTTAG
- a CDS encoding 3,4-dioxygenase subunit beta, which translates to MTMPTRRLEQSGIVRSDLRTIPGGGATGAGVPMTLNLTIFDTANGDDPFAGAAVYVWHCDTEGRSSMYSSGIEDESYLRGVRVVGADGIVSFTSIFPGCSDGRWPHIHFEVYPNVDAITDASNAIATSQVALPQVACAVVYADAAYPSSASNLSRVSLDSDNVFGDDGGALELATATGDNSSGWTVSLGVRVDTATTPAAGAAPGRR; encoded by the coding sequence ATGACGATGCCGACACGTCGTCTTGAGCAGTCGGGGATCGTGCGCAGCGACCTGCGCACGATCCCCGGTGGAGGGGCGACCGGAGCGGGCGTGCCGATGACCCTGAATCTGACCATCTTCGACACCGCGAACGGCGACGATCCTTTCGCCGGTGCCGCCGTGTACGTCTGGCATTGCGACACCGAGGGACGCTCCTCGATGTACTCGTCCGGGATCGAGGACGAGAGCTACCTGCGCGGGGTCCGAGTCGTCGGGGCCGACGGCATCGTGTCCTTCACGTCGATCTTCCCCGGCTGCTCCGACGGTCGCTGGCCCCACATCCACTTCGAGGTCTATCCGAACGTGGATGCCATCACCGATGCGTCCAACGCGATCGCGACGTCGCAGGTCGCCCTGCCGCAGGTCGCGTGCGCCGTGGTGTACGCGGACGCGGCGTACCCGTCGTCGGCATCCAACCTCTCCCGAGTCTCGCTCGACAGCGACAACGTCTTCGGCGACGACGGGGGAGCACTCGAGCTCGCCACCGCCACGGGCGACAACTCCTCCGGCTGGACCGTCTCCCTGGGGGTCCGCGTCGACACGGCCACGACCCCGGCCGCGGGTGCCGCACCCGGGCGGCGCTGA
- a CDS encoding SDR family NAD(P)-dependent oxidoreductase, translated as MTRTIVITGASDGIGAASAKQLNDLGEEVVVVGRNPEKTARVARTLGVDSFVADFTDLAQVRELAASLLERYPRIDVLANNAGGVFGRRTLTTDGYETTFQVNHLAPFLLTNLLRERLVDSRASVIQTSSAAAKLFPRFDIDDLQGERHYSSTAAYGNAKLANVLFTKELNRRFGEFGVSVVAFHPGVIASNFGSSSDGPWKFLYSGPLAKRLMTSTSVGGARLTWLALGKPGVDWEPGGFYANNKPAKTNRIADDPVIARQLWERSAVLTDLSD; from the coding sequence ATGACCCGCACCATCGTCATCACCGGCGCCAGCGACGGCATCGGTGCCGCGTCGGCGAAGCAGCTGAACGATCTCGGTGAAGAGGTGGTGGTGGTCGGCCGCAATCCCGAGAAGACCGCTCGCGTCGCGCGGACCCTCGGTGTCGATTCCTTCGTCGCGGACTTCACCGACCTGGCGCAGGTGCGTGAGCTCGCGGCATCCCTTCTCGAGCGATACCCGCGCATCGACGTGCTGGCGAACAACGCCGGGGGAGTGTTCGGCCGGCGTACCCTCACGACCGACGGGTACGAGACGACGTTCCAGGTGAACCACCTCGCTCCGTTCTTGCTCACCAACCTGCTGCGGGAGCGGCTCGTCGACTCGCGGGCATCCGTGATCCAGACCTCGAGCGCCGCCGCGAAGCTCTTTCCGCGCTTCGACATCGACGACTTGCAGGGTGAGCGGCACTACTCCTCCACGGCGGCGTACGGCAACGCGAAGCTCGCGAACGTGCTGTTCACGAAGGAGCTGAACCGGCGCTTCGGCGAGTTCGGCGTCTCGGTCGTGGCGTTCCACCCCGGTGTCATCGCCTCGAACTTCGGCTCGTCGAGCGACGGGCCGTGGAAGTTCTTGTATTCCGGTCCGCTCGCGAAGCGGTTGATGACCTCGACCTCGGTCGGCGGAGCGCGGTTGACGTGGCTCGCCCTCGGCAAGCCCGGTGTCGACTGGGAGCCGGGCGGCTTCTACGCGAACAACAAGCCCGCCAAGACGAACCGCATCGCCGACGACCCGGTGATCGCGCGACAGCTCTGGGAGCGCAGTGCCGTTCTGACCGACCTGTCGGACTGA
- the msrB gene encoding peptide-methionine (R)-S-oxide reductase MsrB, with the protein MSTEYRKTSEALGRLTDRQFAVTQDDATEPPFRNEYWDNHEDGIYVDVVSGQPLFSSTDKFESGSGWPSFTKPIDDDAVVTKTDRSLWMTRTEVRSAGADSHLGHLFDDGPRQAGGLRYCMNSAALRFVPVAELEAQGYGAYRALFPESRVS; encoded by the coding sequence GTGAGCACGGAGTACCGGAAGACGTCGGAGGCGCTGGGCCGCCTCACCGACCGCCAGTTCGCCGTCACGCAGGACGACGCCACCGAGCCGCCGTTCCGCAACGAGTACTGGGACAACCACGAGGACGGCATCTACGTCGATGTCGTGTCAGGACAGCCGCTGTTCTCCTCGACCGACAAGTTCGAGAGCGGCTCGGGCTGGCCGAGCTTCACCAAGCCGATCGATGACGACGCCGTCGTGACCAAGACGGATCGGAGTCTGTGGATGACGCGCACCGAGGTGCGCTCGGCGGGAGCCGACAGCCACCTGGGCCACCTCTTCGACGACGGCCCTCGCCAGGCCGGCGGGCTGAGATACTGCATGAACTCGGCCGCCCTCCGATTCGTGCCCGTCGCCGAGCTCGAGGCGCAGGGATACGGCGCCTACCGCGCGCTGTTCCCGGAGAGCCGCGTCTCATGA
- the msrA gene encoding peptide-methionine (S)-S-oxide reductase MsrA, protein MTSGPTDTGEITRRPGTETAVLAGGCFWGVEDLIRRQPGVLDTRVGYTGGQNDHATYRNHPGHAEAVEIVFDPTRTSYRDILAFFFQIHDPSTLNRQGNDIGTSYRSAIFPLSPEQEKVARDTIADVDASGIWPAKVVTTIEPEAPFWEAEPEHQDYLVRIPNGYTCHFVRPGWVLPKREEASA, encoded by the coding sequence ATGACCAGCGGACCCACCGACACCGGCGAGATCACCCGCCGCCCCGGCACCGAGACCGCCGTCCTCGCCGGCGGCTGCTTCTGGGGCGTCGAAGACCTCATCCGCCGGCAGCCCGGCGTGCTCGACACACGCGTCGGCTACACCGGCGGCCAGAACGACCACGCCACCTACCGCAACCACCCCGGTCACGCGGAGGCCGTCGAGATCGTCTTCGACCCGACCCGGACGTCGTACCGCGACATCCTGGCGTTCTTCTTCCAGATCCACGACCCCTCGACGCTGAACCGTCAGGGCAACGACATCGGCACGAGCTACCGTTCCGCGATCTTCCCGCTCTCCCCCGAGCAGGAGAAGGTCGCCCGCGACACGATCGCCGACGTCGACGCGTCCGGCATCTGGCCCGCCAAGGTCGTCACGACGATCGAGCCCGAGGCGCCCTTCTGGGAGGCCGAGCCCGAGCACCAGGACTACCTCGTGCGCATCCCGAACGGGTACACGTGCCACTTCGTGCGCCCCGGTTGGGTGCTGCCCAAGCGTGAGGAAGCCTCCGCGTAA
- a CDS encoding GNAT family N-acetyltransferase, translated as MHDRRGVLLRVSTTVRPLAEADWPEVHRIYAEGIATGHATFEAAPPATWVDFATGKLDAHRFVAVIDGRITGWAAVSAVSSRPVYRGVVEHSVYVEADGRGQGIGHALLDAVIDSTEADGIWTIQASIFPEDTASLALYARHGFRTVGTRERIGRDVAGRWRDTVLIERRSHRV; from the coding sequence GTGCACGACCGACGCGGGGTCCTGCTGCGCGTGAGCACGACGGTGCGCCCGTTGGCCGAGGCGGATTGGCCGGAGGTGCATCGCATCTATGCGGAGGGCATCGCGACCGGTCACGCCACGTTCGAAGCGGCACCCCCGGCGACCTGGGTCGACTTCGCGACGGGGAAGCTCGACGCGCACCGCTTCGTCGCGGTCATCGACGGTCGAATCACGGGCTGGGCGGCTGTGTCGGCCGTGTCGTCACGGCCGGTCTACCGCGGGGTCGTCGAGCACTCCGTCTATGTCGAGGCCGACGGTCGAGGACAGGGAATCGGGCATGCACTGCTCGACGCGGTCATCGATTCGACCGAGGCCGACGGTATCTGGACGATCCAGGCGTCGATCTTTCCTGAGGACACCGCGTCGCTCGCTCTTTACGCCCGCCACGGCTTCCGCACGGTCGGAACGCGCGAGCGGATCGGACGAGACGTGGCCGGCCGCTGGCGCGACACCGTGCTCATCGAGAGGCGCAGCCACCGGGTATGA